One Anopheles marshallii chromosome 3, idAnoMarsDA_429_01, whole genome shotgun sequence genomic region harbors:
- the LOC128715389 gene encoding protein decapentaplegic, translated as MTRERLRAHAAACPRGRSETRGPGRVGTVGARTHGVPIAQQVTTRRHTRRRLLPTTMHVWFYAFAVLAISHGAMKVASTDSNGVSRTKVTAVIGIGAEQSHHITGHYNQPPQQDAVTEVSPEPRIGGTAVLADGNSVSSSDTNEYEEYVAGKGSVDEAVEDELAEPELDNALGDSEPDAVDDGDSSSRPDPKTLVEIEKNLLSLFGFPNRPKIDRSKVVIPEAMKQLYAQIMGHDLVDSVSVPKEGLNTRNANTVRSFTHEESHIDERFQHHHRFRLLFNVTSIPRGEKLRAAELTLTRDGIAHKSGRPLARPPLQYTVLVYDIVRPGVKGKRAPAFLLVDTKTLAVNESGTASFDVMPAVERWLRQPRKNHGLFVQVTSRGRGAAPHSRQRRSVPAAPVHEHVRLRRNVAERHDTWVQKQPLLFTYTDDGRHKQRPIRDAISSANRARRASAKRSSRRKNELCQRKPLYVDFSDVGWNDWIVAPPGYEAYFCQGDCRFPIADHLNTTNHAIVQTLVNSYNPTLAPKACCVPTQLSSISMLYLNEQNKVVLKNYQDMTVVGCGCR; from the exons ATGACGCGGGAACGGCTGCGTGCGCATGCGGCTGCGTGTCCTCGCGGTCGCAGCGAAACGCGCGGCCCCGGACGGGTCGGTACGGTCGGTGCGAGAACGCACGGCGTACCGATCGCACAGCAAGTGACGACCAGACGGCACACCAGAAGAAG aCTACTTCCTACGACCATGCACGTATGGTTCTACGCGTTCGCTGTGTTGGCGATTTCGCACGGTGCCATGAAAGTCGCCAGCACCGACAGCAACGGGGTGTCGCGTACGAAAGTGACCGCAGTGATCGGGATCGGTGCGGAGCAATCGCACCACATCACCGGCCACTACAATCAGCCCCCGCAGCAGGATGCCGTCACCGAGGTGTCGCCGGAACCGCGGATAGGCGGGACGGCAGTGCTGGCTGACGGCAATAGTGTAAGCAGCAGTGATACCAACGAGTACGAAGAGTACGTCGCCGGGAAGGGGAGCGTCGACGAGGCGGTGGAAGACGAACTAGCGGAGCCGGAGCTGGATAACGCGCTCGGGGACAGCGAGCCGGACGCGGTAGACGATGGTGACAGCTCCAGCAGGCCCGATCCTAAAACACTAGTCGAGATAGAGAAGAATCTCTTGAGCCTGTTCGGGTTTCCTAATCGACCAAAAATCGATAGATCTAAGGTGGTGATACCGGAGGCGATGAAGCAGCTGTACGCGCAGATCATGGGCCACGATCTGGTCGACTCCGTCAGTGTACCAAAGGAAGGACTCAACACGCGCAACGCCAACACGGTGCGAAGTTTCACGCACGAAG AAAGTCATATAGACGAGCGGTTCCAGCACCATCATCGCTTTCGGCTACTGTTCAACGTAACGAGTATTCCGAGAGGCGAGAAGCTGCGGGCCGCCGAACTCACGCTTACGCGCGACGGTATCGCACACAAGAGCGGTCGGCCACTGGCAAGACCACCGCTCCAGTACACGGTACTAGTGTACGACATTGTCCGGCCGGGTGTGAAAGGTAAGCGAGCGCCCGCCTTCCTGCTGGTCGACACGAAAACGCTCGCCGTCAACGAGTCCGGCACGGCCAGCTTCGATGTGATGCCGGCCGTGGAACGGTGGCTAAGGCAACCGCGCAAAAACCACGGCCTCTTCGTGCAGGTGACGAGCCGCGGGCGTGGTGCCGCCCCCCACAGCCGGCAGCGCCGCAGCGTCCCGGCCGCCCCGGTCCACGAGCACGTCCGGTTGCGGCGGAATGTGGCCGAACGGCACGACACCTGGGTGCAGAAGCAACCGCTACTGTTCACGTACACCGACGACGGTCGGCACAAGCAGCGGCCGATACGGGACGCGATCAGTAGCGCGAACCGGGCACGGCGCGCGTCAGCGAAGCGCAGCAGCCGGAGGAAAAACGAACTCTGCCAGCGGAAGCCACTGTACGTGGACTTTAGCGATGTGGGCTGGAACGACTGGATTGTGGCACCGCCCGGGTACGAGGCGTACTTCTGCCAGGGTGACTGCCGCTTCCCGATAGCGGACCATCTGAACACGACGAATCACGCGATCGTGCAGACGCTGGTCAACTCCTACAATCCGACGCTCGCACCGAAGGCATGCTGCGTACCGACGCAGCTGTCCTCCATCTCAATGCTGTATCTGAACGAGCAGAACAAGGTAGTGTTGAAGAACTACCAGGACATGACGGTCGTCGGTTGTGGCTGCCGGTGA